A stretch of Cellulosilyticum sp. I15G10I2 DNA encodes these proteins:
- a CDS encoding GAF domain-containing protein, producing the protein MADNKITSNGYRYQALLQAIDFFTQRFSLEQISNYAFEFTNEILTLNASALFVREGHSYILKKNRLYNLETYKMPCTKKLKELPVRHGDIIVNHFDLFFDEHIVKALDIELVIPLIIDDYLYGFILSNGKMIGHFDEDDGIIASALMKLFANSLGNSKQLSELGQKNKLLDQKIFNLFAINQSAKSLLSQVELEDLYTLATDIFSEMTCSRVTSFGIYDEVSETIKVLGYRNVSNYSNVFTELRLASEEYVSSQIVLDFNKDLKIIQALFENWEELTLLETRYIVLLIKDKILGVVTLSEPVNDRVYDEATFELVETLASFTHIAISNALLFKKLLVQNDRVKRKFHTLNTLNKIIQNINSGVTIDELFSLTLKVLALNFGVKKAFFAYYNEDHYTVVNTVGLQIENIAFGLNKRWEKVVEGEVLLDFKENALYDFFEEHLVCQIGASNCMIIAPICTGIGYESEESLPKGFLVVAQTHDSLKEEEILLIDTITKNISPVIYQMDLNCRMQKEYQIDPLHQFISAVEIKLVERSDYELDFYLFYKILDLTPFQKSDDLLIEGEECYIVDQFIFLLSYEDEISDKSFCLAPYFNTIEEVKQFDYISFYKQQRYSKVVAIPR; encoded by the coding sequence TTGGCAGACAATAAAATAACAAGCAATGGTTATCGCTATCAGGCATTATTACAAGCAATAGATTTTTTTACTCAAAGATTCAGTTTAGAGCAGATTAGCAACTATGCATTTGAGTTTACCAATGAGATTTTAACGTTAAACGCCTCAGCACTATTTGTGCGTGAAGGGCATAGCTATATTTTGAAAAAAAACAGGTTATATAATCTAGAGACTTATAAAATGCCTTGCACTAAAAAACTCAAAGAGCTGCCTGTACGCCATGGAGATATTATTGTAAATCATTTTGATTTGTTTTTTGATGAGCATATCGTTAAGGCACTAGATATAGAACTGGTCATTCCACTTATTATTGATGATTATTTATATGGATTTATACTTTCAAACGGCAAGATGATCGGCCATTTTGATGAAGATGATGGGATTATTGCAAGTGCCTTAATGAAACTCTTTGCTAACTCTTTAGGTAACAGCAAGCAGTTATCTGAGCTTGGTCAAAAGAATAAACTGCTTGATCAAAAAATATTTAATCTATTTGCTATTAATCAAAGTGCTAAATCTCTTTTATCACAGGTTGAACTAGAGGATCTTTATACTTTAGCTACAGATATATTTAGTGAGATGACTTGCAGCAGAGTTACTTCTTTTGGTATTTATGATGAAGTGTCAGAAACAATTAAGGTTTTGGGATATAGGAATGTATCAAACTACTCAAATGTATTTACAGAACTTCGCCTGGCTTCTGAAGAGTATGTGAGTAGCCAGATTGTACTAGATTTTAATAAAGATTTAAAAATTATTCAAGCACTTTTTGAGAATTGGGAAGAATTAACGCTTCTTGAGACACGTTATATTGTTTTGTTAATTAAAGATAAAATCTTAGGGGTTGTTACGCTGAGCGAGCCTGTTAATGACCGTGTTTATGACGAAGCAACATTTGAACTGGTTGAAACACTCGCTTCATTTACACACATAGCTATCTCAAATGCACTATTATTTAAAAAACTTTTGGTTCAGAATGATAGAGTTAAAAGAAAGTTTCACACCTTAAATACACTTAATAAAATTATTCAGAATATTAATAGCGGAGTTACTATTGATGAACTATTTAGTCTTACATTAAAAGTCTTAGCGCTTAATTTTGGTGTAAAAAAAGCTTTTTTTGCTTACTACAATGAAGATCACTATACAGTTGTAAATACTGTAGGCTTGCAAATCGAAAACATTGCGTTTGGACTTAATAAAAGGTGGGAAAAAGTAGTAGAGGGTGAAGTCCTTTTGGATTTTAAAGAAAATGCGCTGTATGATTTTTTTGAGGAGCATTTAGTTTGTCAAATAGGTGCATCAAACTGTATGATTATTGCACCTATTTGCACTGGAATAGGTTATGAGAGTGAGGAATCTTTGCCTAAGGGGTTTTTGGTAGTAGCCCAGACACATGATAGTCTAAAAGAAGAGGAAATACTTCTTATTGATACAATAACTAAAAATATTTCACCGGTTATCTATCAGATGGATCTTAATTGTCGTATGCAAAAAGAATATCAGATAGATCCTTTGCATCAGTTTATAAGTGCAGTAGAAATAAAATTAGTTGAAAGAAGTGATTATGAGTTAGATTTTTATCTCTTTTATAAAATCCTGGATCTGACTCCTTTTCAAAAATCAGATGATTTACTTATAGAAGGAGAAGAATGCTATATAGTTGATCAGTTTATTTTTCTTTTAAGTTATGAAGATGAAATATCAGATAAGAGTTTTTGTCTGGCGCCCTATTTTAACACGATAGAGGAAGTAAAGCAGTTTGATTATATAAGCTTTTATAAGCAGCAGAGGTATAGTAAAGTTGTAGCGATCCCTAGATAA
- a CDS encoding family 10 glycosylhydrolase, translating into MKKLLALVTIIFMATSMLSTHASAALPSQDMRAVWIATVFNIDYPSTKNNETSQKEEYIKKLEELKAIGINAVVLQVRPKADALYQSNINPWSDVLTGVQGRNPGYDPMAFMIEEAHKRGMTFHAWLNPYRVTTAGIDLNALSSDHPARKNPSWVFSYNNALYYNPESQEVKNHIVATVEEIIKNYNVDGIHFDDYFYPSHYPLPAGEGKDGAVANNRRAHINDMVKQVSAAIKRLNTNIQFGISPIGIWKNNTSDITGSSTGGNESYYAVAADTRTWIKNEWIDYVVPQIYWETGHRLADYETLVKWWANEVKDTKVKLYIGQGIYRDVVAAQIDTQLKINQKYEAVKGSFYFSMRELLANRLGCKDKIKAFNESAPLAPTLPGQMNPASPAVKTPNIAAKTGTVTASPLNMRSGEGTQHPVVAKIAKGTKVSILDSKAGWYQVQLASGQKGWVSASFIQVATTTNKAAAVSNTAPGAATKTATVTASSLNVRSGASTGHLIVAKAAKGTKVSVLESNGAWAKVQLASGKIGWVSQAFIK; encoded by the coding sequence GTGAAAAAATTACTTGCTTTAGTTACAATAATTTTTATGGCAACAAGTATGTTATCAACACATGCTTCAGCCGCGCTACCTTCACAAGATATGAGAGCGGTGTGGATAGCAACAGTTTTTAACATAGACTATCCAAGTACAAAAAATAATGAGACTTCTCAGAAAGAAGAATATATTAAAAAGCTGGAGGAATTAAAGGCGATAGGAATAAATGCAGTAGTTCTTCAGGTAAGGCCTAAAGCAGATGCTTTATATCAGTCTAACATTAATCCATGGTCAGACGTTTTAACAGGCGTACAAGGCAGAAATCCTGGATATGATCCTATGGCGTTTATGATAGAAGAAGCGCATAAAAGGGGGATGACTTTTCATGCGTGGCTCAACCCGTATAGGGTAACTACAGCGGGAATAGACCTTAATGCACTAAGCAGCGATCATCCGGCAAGAAAAAATCCAAGTTGGGTTTTTAGCTATAATAATGCATTATACTATAATCCAGAGTCACAAGAAGTTAAAAATCATATTGTAGCAACAGTAGAGGAAATTATTAAAAATTACAATGTGGATGGTATTCACTTTGATGATTATTTTTATCCATCACATTATCCTTTACCAGCTGGAGAAGGGAAAGATGGGGCGGTCGCCAATAACAGAAGAGCGCATATTAATGATATGGTTAAACAAGTAAGCGCTGCTATCAAGCGTCTTAATACAAACATACAATTTGGAATAAGTCCAATTGGTATTTGGAAAAACAATACTTCGGATATAACAGGATCTAGTACAGGAGGCAATGAATCTTATTATGCGGTAGCTGCAGATACCAGGACATGGATTAAAAATGAATGGATTGATTATGTAGTGCCGCAGATTTATTGGGAGACTGGACATCGGTTAGCTGATTATGAAACGTTAGTAAAATGGTGGGCAAATGAAGTCAAAGACACTAAGGTAAAATTATACATAGGGCAAGGTATCTACCGTGATGTTGTAGCTGCTCAAATTGATACACAGTTAAAGATTAATCAAAAATATGAAGCGGTAAAAGGCAGTTTTTATTTTAGCATGAGGGAGTTATTGGCTAATCGTTTAGGGTGCAAAGATAAGATTAAAGCATTTAATGAGTCAGCACCGCTAGCGCCAACGCTTCCAGGACAAATGAATCCAGCAAGTCCAGCAGTCAAGACACCAAACATAGCAGCTAAAACAGGAACAGTAACAGCCAGTCCGTTAAACATGAGAAGTGGTGAGGGAACGCAGCATCCTGTTGTGGCTAAAATAGCAAAAGGCACTAAAGTCAGTATTTTGGACAGCAAGGCAGGTTGGTATCAGGTACAGCTTGCAAGTGGACAAAAAGGCTGGGTAAGTGCAAGTTTTATTCAGGTAGCAACTACTACAAATAAGGCAGCTGCCGTATCTAATACAGCGCCAGGTGCTGCTACAAAAACAGCAACGGTTACAGCAAGTTCATTAAACGTGAGAAGTGGTGCCTCCACAGGTCATTTGATTGTTGCGAAGGCAGCTAAAGGTACAAAAGTTTCTGTACTTGAAAGTAATGGGGCATGGGCTAAGGTACAATTAGCAAGTGGCAAAATAGGATGGGTTAGTCAGGCTTTTATTAAATAG
- a CDS encoding single-stranded DNA-binding protein, which translates to MNQVNLVGNVTHNLELKQSQQEIKYTQFRLAVDDKTSKEKRTNFIDIVAFGRQAEILTQHVEKGEKLFVSGRLTSSKFVNPEGNKISKIKVILEAFEFTGNHKSLAQANVVTQNA; encoded by the coding sequence ATGAATCAGGTTAATTTAGTAGGCAATGTAACACATAATTTAGAGCTCAAACAATCACAACAAGAGATTAAATATACACAGTTTAGACTAGCAGTAGACGACAAAACTTCAAAAGAAAAAAGAACAAACTTTATTGATATTGTAGCTTTTGGCCGTCAAGCTGAAATACTCACACAGCATGTTGAAAAAGGTGAAAAATTATTTGTATCTGGGCGGTTAACAAGTAGTAAATTTGTTAACCCAGAAGGGAATAAAATAAGTAAAATAAAGGTGATCTTAGAAGCCTTCGAGTTTACGGGTAATCATAAGAGTTTGGCACAAGCCAATGTGGTTACTCAAAATGCATAG
- a CDS encoding MFS transporter, protein MESIRYYLYFVLGKIRHQYFMQIPENDQEYKRSRMWFIVDGASAVTIGVLVGGAFLAAILRTLGISDSFNGIISAIPSLASIIQLIGIEFAKRMHKIKLFVCILAIIHRLMFAFLYAIPFLKMSITWKVILCILTFLTAHTLGQMIAPAAGNWISSLVSEDVRGKYFANRDCIMVLVSITVALGTGQVFDRLKAWSNPDMKFLFVSLQILVLAIINFIALSNIKEPRFSYVSSDNKEMHGKLVEKRGYKESNEHCEKFWVTFKQVISNKSFRSSIILTVLWQSAFFFSTPYFGIYQISYLKLSYTYIMIMGFAGSLIRIILTPIGGKVADKKSWALVLKTALSVMAFAFIINGFTVPTNSRMMFTIYSILTGAAWAGVAPGLFAIQLDLAPDGDKTAYLGVNAAIMGVCGFLSALAGGYILHLILDRGNQIWGYRVYGQQILSWGSGVLILVLVAYIKWRFKKFL, encoded by the coding sequence ATGGAATCTATCAGATACTATCTATATTTTGTATTAGGGAAAATAAGACATCAATATTTTATGCAAATTCCTGAAAATGATCAAGAGTATAAAAGAAGCCGCATGTGGTTTATTGTAGATGGGGCATCAGCTGTAACGATTGGCGTGTTAGTTGGAGGGGCCTTTTTAGCGGCTATTCTTAGAACACTCGGAATTAGTGATTCTTTTAACGGAATTATATCAGCTATACCATCACTTGCCAGCATCATACAGCTTATAGGCATAGAATTTGCCAAAAGAATGCATAAAATCAAGCTTTTTGTATGTATTTTAGCAATTATACATAGGTTAATGTTTGCCTTTCTTTATGCTATACCTTTTTTAAAAATGAGTATAACTTGGAAAGTTATTTTATGTATCCTTACCTTTTTAACTGCACATACTTTAGGCCAAATGATAGCACCTGCTGCCGGAAATTGGATTTCTAGTTTAGTATCAGAAGATGTAAGAGGAAAGTATTTTGCAAATCGAGACTGCATCATGGTTTTAGTATCGATCACAGTTGCTTTGGGTACAGGACAGGTTTTTGACAGACTTAAAGCTTGGAGTAACCCAGATATGAAGTTCTTATTTGTTAGTTTGCAAATTCTAGTACTGGCCATTATTAATTTTATTGCCTTAAGCAATATCAAAGAACCAAGGTTTTCATATGTTTCTTCTGATAATAAGGAAATGCATGGCAAATTAGTTGAAAAAAGAGGTTATAAAGAGAGTAATGAGCATTGTGAAAAATTTTGGGTTACCTTTAAGCAAGTTATTTCAAATAAATCTTTTAGAAGCTCTATAATACTTACCGTACTATGGCAATCAGCATTTTTCTTTTCGACGCCATATTTTGGTATTTATCAAATCTCATATCTTAAGCTAAGCTATACATACATTATGATTATGGGATTTGCAGGAAGTCTTATAAGAATTATACTTACGCCTATTGGGGGAAAGGTAGCAGATAAGAAATCATGGGCACTTGTATTAAAAACCGCGCTTTCAGTCATGGCATTTGCATTTATCATAAATGGATTTACAGTACCAACCAATTCTCGTATGATGTTTACAATATATTCTATTTTGACAGGCGCAGCTTGGGCTGGGGTTGCACCAGGACTTTTTGCGATTCAGCTTGATTTAGCACCAGATGGAGATAAAACAGCTTATTTAGGAGTTAATGCTGCTATTATGGGAGTTTGTGGTTTTTTGAGCGCACTAGCCGGGGGCTATATTTTGCATCTTATACTAGACAGAGGCAATCAAATTTGGGGTTATCGTGTATATGGTCAACAAATTCTTTCTTGGGGTTCAGGGGTCTTAATTTTAGTGCTTGTTGCTTATATAAAATGGCGGTTCAAAAAGTTTTTATAG